One window of the Aptenodytes patagonicus chromosome 5, bAptPat1.pri.cur, whole genome shotgun sequence genome contains the following:
- the MTF2 gene encoding metal-response element-binding transcription factor 2 isoform X2, which yields MRDSTAVGNSLVHKRSPLRRSHKTSASLTKLSLRDGQKAKKPLCKFEEGQDVLARWSDGLFYLGTIKKINKLKQNCFIIFEDSSKSWVLWKDIQTGATESGEMVCTICQEEYSEAPNEMVICDKCGQGYHQLCHTPNIDSSVIDSDDKWLCRQCVFATTTKRGGALKKGPNAKALQVMKQTLPYNATDLEWDAGHKTNVQQCYCYCGGPGDWYLKMLQCCKCKQWFHEACVQCLQKPMLFGDRFYTFICSVCSSGPEYLKRLPLRWVDIAHLCLYNLSVIHKKKYFDSELELMAYINENWDRLHPGELADTPKSERYEHVLEALNDYKTMFMSGKEIKKKKHLFGLRIRVPPVPPNAALKAEKEPEGTSHEFKIKGRKSSKPIPDVRKSDGTAHSSNTSDVESTGAASMKETTSSSISRHYSLSDSRKRTRTGRTWPAAIPHLRRRGRFPRKALQTQNSEIVKDDESKEDYQYDELNTEILNNLADQELQLNHLKNSITSYFGAAGRIACGEKYRVLARRVTLDGKVQYLVEWEGATAS from the exons agaCTCTACAGCGGTGGGTAATTCACTGGTCCATAAGCGGTCTCCTCTACGTCGAAGCCATAAGACCTCAGCATCTCTGACCAAGCTGTCGTTACGTGATGGACAGAAAGCCAAAAAGCCACTGTGTAAATTTGAAGAAGGTCAGGATGTCCTAGCTAGATGGTCAGATGGCTTGTTTTATCTTGGAACTATCAAAAAG ataaacaaactgaaacagaacTGCTTCATTATATTTGAAGACAGTTCCAAATCCTGGGTTCTCTGGAAGGACATACAAACAG GAGCCACTGAAAGTGGGGAAATGGTCTGTACAATATGTCAGGAAGAGTATTCAGAAGCACCGAATGAAATGGTTATATGTGATAAATGTGGGCAAG GTTATCATCAGCTGTGTCACACACCAAATATTGATTCAAGCGTGATTGATTCAGATGATAAATGGCTCTGTCGACAGTGTGTttttgcaacaacaacaaag AGGGGTGGTGCGCTTAAGAAAGGACCAAATGCCAAAGCACTGCAAGTCATGAAACAAACATTACCATATAATGCAACAGACCTTGAGTGGGATGCAGGTCATAAAACCAATGTCCAGCAGTGTTACTGCTATTGTGGAGGACCTGGAGA CTGGTATCTAAAGATGTTGCAGTGCTGCAAATGTAAGCAGTGGTTTCATGAGGCTTGCGTGCAGTGCCTCCAAAAGCCAATGCTTTTTGGTGACAG gTTTTATACGTTCATTTGCTCAGTTTGCAGTTCTGGACCAGAATACCTCAAACGTTTACCCTTGAGATG GGTAGATATAGCACATCTATGCCTTTACAACCTAAGTGTTATTCATAAGAAGAAATACTTTGATTCGGAGCTTGAACTCATGGCCTACATTAATGAAAACTGGGATAGATTGCATCCTGGTGAG CTGGCAGATACACCAAAATCTGAAAGATATGAGCATGTACTGGAGGCATTAAATGATTACAAGACCAT GTTTatgtctggaaaagaaataaagaaaaagaagcatttgtttGGCTTGAGAATTCGTGTTCCTCCTGTGCCACCAAATGCTGCTTTAAAGGCTGAGAAAGAACCAGAAGGAACTTCGCATGAGTTCAAAATTAAAGGCAGAAAGTCATCTAAACCAATCCCTGATGTGAG GAAATCTGATGGAACTGCACATTCATCCAATACCTCAGATGTGGAATCCACAGGTGCTGCCAGTATGAAAGAAACTACCTCATCTAGCATTTCCAGACATTATAG tttatctGACTCGAGAAAAAGGACTCGTACAGGAAGAACTTGGCCTGCTGCAATACCACATTTGAGAAGAAGAGGTCGCTTTCCACGAAAAGCACTCCAGACTCAAAATTCAGAAATTGTAAAAGATGATGAGAGCAAGGAAGATTACCAGTATGATGAACTCAATACAGAGATACTTAACAACTTAGCAGATCAGGAGTTACAGCTCAATCATCTAAAGAACTCGATTACTAGTTATTTTGGTGCAGCAGGTAGAATAGCTTGTGGGGAAAAATACCGTGTTTTGGCTCGTCGGGTGACACTTGATGGAAAGGTGCAGTATCTTGTGGAGTGGGAAGGAGCGACTGCATCCTGA
- the MTF2 gene encoding metal-response element-binding transcription factor 2 isoform X1, with translation MRDSTAVGNSLVHKRSPLRRSHKTSASLTKLSLRDGQKAKKPLCKFEEGQDVLARWSDGLFYLGTIKKINKLKQNCFIIFEDSSKSWVLWKDIQTGATESGEMVCTICQEEYSEAPNEMVICDKCGQGYHQLCHTPNIDSSVIDSDDKWLCRQCVFATTTKRGGALKKGPNAKALQVMKQTLPYNATDLEWDAGHKTNVQQCYCYCGGPGDWYLKMLQCCKCKQWFHEACVQCLQKPMLFGDRFYTFICSVCSSGPEYLKRLPLRWVDIAHLCLYNLSVIHKKKYFDSELELMAYINENWDRLHPGELADTPKSERYEHVLEALNDYKTMFMSGKEIKKKKHLFGLRIRVPPVPPNAALKAEKEPEGTSHEFKIKGRKSSKPIPDVRELSNGIERKGKKKSVGRPPGPYTRKMIHKTPESSPLDNEPVPVIENPALELPCTVGKSDGTAHSSNTSDVESTGAASMKETTSSSISRHYSLSDSRKRTRTGRTWPAAIPHLRRRGRFPRKALQTQNSEIVKDDESKEDYQYDELNTEILNNLADQELQLNHLKNSITSYFGAAGRIACGEKYRVLARRVTLDGKVQYLVEWEGATAS, from the exons agaCTCTACAGCGGTGGGTAATTCACTGGTCCATAAGCGGTCTCCTCTACGTCGAAGCCATAAGACCTCAGCATCTCTGACCAAGCTGTCGTTACGTGATGGACAGAAAGCCAAAAAGCCACTGTGTAAATTTGAAGAAGGTCAGGATGTCCTAGCTAGATGGTCAGATGGCTTGTTTTATCTTGGAACTATCAAAAAG ataaacaaactgaaacagaacTGCTTCATTATATTTGAAGACAGTTCCAAATCCTGGGTTCTCTGGAAGGACATACAAACAG GAGCCACTGAAAGTGGGGAAATGGTCTGTACAATATGTCAGGAAGAGTATTCAGAAGCACCGAATGAAATGGTTATATGTGATAAATGTGGGCAAG GTTATCATCAGCTGTGTCACACACCAAATATTGATTCAAGCGTGATTGATTCAGATGATAAATGGCTCTGTCGACAGTGTGTttttgcaacaacaacaaag AGGGGTGGTGCGCTTAAGAAAGGACCAAATGCCAAAGCACTGCAAGTCATGAAACAAACATTACCATATAATGCAACAGACCTTGAGTGGGATGCAGGTCATAAAACCAATGTCCAGCAGTGTTACTGCTATTGTGGAGGACCTGGAGA CTGGTATCTAAAGATGTTGCAGTGCTGCAAATGTAAGCAGTGGTTTCATGAGGCTTGCGTGCAGTGCCTCCAAAAGCCAATGCTTTTTGGTGACAG gTTTTATACGTTCATTTGCTCAGTTTGCAGTTCTGGACCAGAATACCTCAAACGTTTACCCTTGAGATG GGTAGATATAGCACATCTATGCCTTTACAACCTAAGTGTTATTCATAAGAAGAAATACTTTGATTCGGAGCTTGAACTCATGGCCTACATTAATGAAAACTGGGATAGATTGCATCCTGGTGAG CTGGCAGATACACCAAAATCTGAAAGATATGAGCATGTACTGGAGGCATTAAATGATTACAAGACCAT GTTTatgtctggaaaagaaataaagaaaaagaagcatttgtttGGCTTGAGAATTCGTGTTCCTCCTGTGCCACCAAATGCTGCTTTAAAGGCTGAGAAAGAACCAGAAGGAACTTCGCATGAGTTCAAAATTAAAGGCAGAAAGTCATCTAAACCAATCCCTGATGTGAG GGAATTAAGTAATGGTatagaaagaaaggggaaaaaaaaatcagtaggtCGTCCACCTGGTCCCTATACAAGAAAAATGATTCACAAAACTCCAGAGTCGTCTCCTCTG GATAATGAACCAGTTCCAGTGATAGAGAACCCAGCCTTGGAATTACCCTGCACTGTtgg GAAATCTGATGGAACTGCACATTCATCCAATACCTCAGATGTGGAATCCACAGGTGCTGCCAGTATGAAAGAAACTACCTCATCTAGCATTTCCAGACATTATAG tttatctGACTCGAGAAAAAGGACTCGTACAGGAAGAACTTGGCCTGCTGCAATACCACATTTGAGAAGAAGAGGTCGCTTTCCACGAAAAGCACTCCAGACTCAAAATTCAGAAATTGTAAAAGATGATGAGAGCAAGGAAGATTACCAGTATGATGAACTCAATACAGAGATACTTAACAACTTAGCAGATCAGGAGTTACAGCTCAATCATCTAAAGAACTCGATTACTAGTTATTTTGGTGCAGCAGGTAGAATAGCTTGTGGGGAAAAATACCGTGTTTTGGCTCGTCGGGTGACACTTGATGGAAAGGTGCAGTATCTTGTGGAGTGGGAAGGAGCGACTGCATCCTGA
- the MTF2 gene encoding metal-response element-binding transcription factor 2 isoform X3, giving the protein MTWKETKDWKILGATESGEMVCTICQEEYSEAPNEMVICDKCGQGYHQLCHTPNIDSSVIDSDDKWLCRQCVFATTTKRGGALKKGPNAKALQVMKQTLPYNATDLEWDAGHKTNVQQCYCYCGGPGDWYLKMLQCCKCKQWFHEACVQCLQKPMLFGDRFYTFICSVCSSGPEYLKRLPLRWVDIAHLCLYNLSVIHKKKYFDSELELMAYINENWDRLHPGELADTPKSERYEHVLEALNDYKTMFMSGKEIKKKKHLFGLRIRVPPVPPNAALKAEKEPEGTSHEFKIKGRKSSKPIPDVRELSNGIERKGKKKSVGRPPGPYTRKMIHKTPESSPLDNEPVPVIENPALELPCTVGKSDGTAHSSNTSDVESTGAASMKETTSSSISRHYSLSDSRKRTRTGRTWPAAIPHLRRRGRFPRKALQTQNSEIVKDDESKEDYQYDELNTEILNNLADQELQLNHLKNSITSYFGAAGRIACGEKYRVLARRVTLDGKVQYLVEWEGATAS; this is encoded by the exons ATGACGTGGAAAGAAACCAAAGACTGGAAAATCCTAG GAGCCACTGAAAGTGGGGAAATGGTCTGTACAATATGTCAGGAAGAGTATTCAGAAGCACCGAATGAAATGGTTATATGTGATAAATGTGGGCAAG GTTATCATCAGCTGTGTCACACACCAAATATTGATTCAAGCGTGATTGATTCAGATGATAAATGGCTCTGTCGACAGTGTGTttttgcaacaacaacaaag AGGGGTGGTGCGCTTAAGAAAGGACCAAATGCCAAAGCACTGCAAGTCATGAAACAAACATTACCATATAATGCAACAGACCTTGAGTGGGATGCAGGTCATAAAACCAATGTCCAGCAGTGTTACTGCTATTGTGGAGGACCTGGAGA CTGGTATCTAAAGATGTTGCAGTGCTGCAAATGTAAGCAGTGGTTTCATGAGGCTTGCGTGCAGTGCCTCCAAAAGCCAATGCTTTTTGGTGACAG gTTTTATACGTTCATTTGCTCAGTTTGCAGTTCTGGACCAGAATACCTCAAACGTTTACCCTTGAGATG GGTAGATATAGCACATCTATGCCTTTACAACCTAAGTGTTATTCATAAGAAGAAATACTTTGATTCGGAGCTTGAACTCATGGCCTACATTAATGAAAACTGGGATAGATTGCATCCTGGTGAG CTGGCAGATACACCAAAATCTGAAAGATATGAGCATGTACTGGAGGCATTAAATGATTACAAGACCAT GTTTatgtctggaaaagaaataaagaaaaagaagcatttgtttGGCTTGAGAATTCGTGTTCCTCCTGTGCCACCAAATGCTGCTTTAAAGGCTGAGAAAGAACCAGAAGGAACTTCGCATGAGTTCAAAATTAAAGGCAGAAAGTCATCTAAACCAATCCCTGATGTGAG GGAATTAAGTAATGGTatagaaagaaaggggaaaaaaaaatcagtaggtCGTCCACCTGGTCCCTATACAAGAAAAATGATTCACAAAACTCCAGAGTCGTCTCCTCTG GATAATGAACCAGTTCCAGTGATAGAGAACCCAGCCTTGGAATTACCCTGCACTGTtgg GAAATCTGATGGAACTGCACATTCATCCAATACCTCAGATGTGGAATCCACAGGTGCTGCCAGTATGAAAGAAACTACCTCATCTAGCATTTCCAGACATTATAG tttatctGACTCGAGAAAAAGGACTCGTACAGGAAGAACTTGGCCTGCTGCAATACCACATTTGAGAAGAAGAGGTCGCTTTCCACGAAAAGCACTCCAGACTCAAAATTCAGAAATTGTAAAAGATGATGAGAGCAAGGAAGATTACCAGTATGATGAACTCAATACAGAGATACTTAACAACTTAGCAGATCAGGAGTTACAGCTCAATCATCTAAAGAACTCGATTACTAGTTATTTTGGTGCAGCAGGTAGAATAGCTTGTGGGGAAAAATACCGTGTTTTGGCTCGTCGGGTGACACTTGATGGAAAGGTGCAGTATCTTGTGGAGTGGGAAGGAGCGACTGCATCCTGA
- the TMED5 gene encoding transmembrane emp24 domain-containing protein 5, giving the protein MGPLPRPRLLLPPLLLGCFALLLPPPGAAEFSPSLDSDFTFTLPAGRKECFYQPMRKEASLELEYQVLDGAGLDVDFHLLSPKGETLVFDERKSDGVHTVEAEDGDYMFCFDNTFSTISEKVIFFELILDNMGEDGQDQEDWKKYVTGTDLLDMKLEDILESINSVKARLSKSVQIQTLLRAFEARDRNIQESNFDRVNFWSMVNLGVMVVVSAVQVYMLKSLFEDKRKSRT; this is encoded by the exons ATGGGGCCGTTGCCGCGGccccggctgctgctgccgccgctgctgctcgGGTGCTTCGCGCTgctcctgccgccgcccggcgccgccgagTTCAGCCCCTCCCTGGACAGCGACTTCACCTTCACGCTTCCCGCCGGCCGCAAGGAGTGCTTCTACCAGCCCATGCGCAAGGAGGCCTCGCTGGAGCTCGAGTACCAG GTTCTAGATGGAGCAGGATTAGATGTTGATTTTCATCTACTGTCTCCAAAAGGTGAAACTCTAGTTTTTGATGAAAGAAAATCAGATGGAGTTCATAC GGTGGAAGCAGAAGATGGGGATTACATGTTCTGCTTTGACAACACATTCAGTACCATTTCTGAAAAGGTGATTTTCTTTGAACTGATCCTGGACAATATGGGAGAAGACGGACAAGATCAGGAAGACTGGAAGAAGTACGTTACAGGCACAGATCTCCTAGATATGAAATTGGAAGACATTCTG GAATCCATCAACAGTGTCAAAGCCAGATTAAGCAAAAGTGTCCAGATTCAGACCCTGCTCAGAGCATTTGAGGCTCGTGATCGAAATATACAAGAAAGCAACTTTGACAGAGTGAATTTCTGGTCCATGGTCAACTTGGGAGTAATGGTGGTGGTATCAGCTGTTCAGGTTTACATGTTGAAAAGTCTTTTTGAAGATAAGAGGAAAAGTAGAACTTAA